A single window of Pristis pectinata isolate sPriPec2 chromosome 8, sPriPec2.1.pri, whole genome shotgun sequence DNA harbors:
- the mpv17l gene encoding mpv17-like protein encodes MWKFLATKIRRFPWISNVALYSCVFAAGDLAQQRLSKRETQDFKQTRNVTILALTFHGNFIYLWMKTMESVFPGATVGTILRKLACDQLIGTPTGISAFYIGMSILEGKQDIFADWKKKFWSTEKAAVIYWPLVQIINYSLVPVFLRMAYFGCWGFVWIIFISRLRQNRDSPAAPENQLPNTSEKPQFENRWKIIF; translated from the exons ATGTGGAAATTCCTGGCCACCAAGATTAGAAGGTTTCCTTGGATCTCCAATGTGGCTTTGTACAGCTGCGTCTTCGCGGCTGGGGACCTGGCTCAGCAGCGCCTCTCGAAAAGGGAAACACAGGACTTCAAACAAACACGAAATGTCACCATTCTGGCGTTAACTTTTCACGGTAATTTCATCTACCTGTGGATGAAGACCATGGAGAGTGTATTCCCCGGGGCCACGGTGGGCACTATCCTGCGGAAGCTGGCGTGTGACCAGCTAATCGGGACTCCCACCGGCATCAGTGCCTTCTACATAG GTATGAGTATCCTGGAAGGGAAACAAGATATCTTTGCAGACTGGAAGAAAAAATTCTGGAGCACAGAAAAG GCTGCAGTGATATATTGGCCTCTGGTACAG ATAATCAACTATAGCCTGGTGCCAGTGTTCCTCAGAATGGCTTATTTTGGTTGCTGGGGTTTTGTATGGATCATTTTCATCTCTCGTTTACGCCAGAACAGAGATAGTCCTGCAGCGCCTGAAAATCAACTACCTAATACAAGCGAAAAACCACAGTTTGAGAATAGATggaagattattttttaa